The Temnothorax longispinosus isolate EJ_2023e chromosome 12, Tlon_JGU_v1, whole genome shotgun sequence genome includes a window with the following:
- the LOC139822624 gene encoding transducin beta-like protein 3: MSKANLKETFEVECRHGAFYTGGNIQWNANAEYLFCQKGGTVSMLSMSKGSVISSLGITEADQQEDTINCFALCNEDAGIITYHKSGLFKLWDWKTSKLTKLWKSIHKGPVMRITFSNNDVLMASGGSDGTVRLWDLQHHACTHSLRGIQGVISILEFHPNREKSLLFGAGDNTKIYGWDIATGQEKIILSGHFSKVTSLNFHENGNYLVSSGRDRVLILWDILTGTSIRVLPVYEGIEGTFIIPAKCLPAFIKSRKSDGIYIASAGEKGVVKIWEMTTGKQIYVQDDSLVPPAKEEGGLSITHLLYNSIHNIFAVVSVDHNIIIHSLELFECKKQLVGYSDEILDVAYLGDNDSHLAIATNSCEIKLYEILSMNCQLLCGHTDSVLALATTLANVNLLVSSAKDNSVRVWLLDKETSRMSCIGHAVRHTASISSVAISQTSLKFFSTVAQDSCLKLWELPNNLELHDQALSLNTSCTILAHQKEINCVTISPNDKLIATASQDKTAKLWSTENLELLGVFHGHRRGVWCVRFSPIDQVLLTTSADCTMKLWSLTELNCLKTFEGHESSVLRGEFLSRGMQLITSGGDGLLKLWNIKTSECVSTLHQHESHVWTLAVTKDQKHIISGGSDSLLVIWRDVTEERKARAASEKAQLVLEEQKLANLLKAEQLQTALQLALKLERPSQVLKIVEAILKKGYHEFAEIIKELKPFRKESLLRCAVTWNMNSRNSHAAQAVISALITEIGMQELQTSDLFSTLEVMIPYTDRHFKRLTKLLQDLHLLTYTFNRMKPDIISIGTK; this comes from the exons AAAGCTAACCTTAAGGAAAC ATTCGAAGTAGAATGCAGGCATGGAGCGTTTTATACTGGCGGTAATATACAA TGGAATGCGAACGCGGAGTATTTATTTTGCCAGAAAGGAGGCACCGTGTCCATGCTATCTATGAGTAAAGGCTCCGTGATATCGTCACTGGGTATAACAGAGGCTGATCAACAGGAGGATACGATAAATTGTTTTGCTCTTTGTAATGAAGATGCAGGCATAATCACTTATCACAAAAGTGGACTGTTCAAATTATGGGATTGGAAAA ctAGTAAGTTAACAAAACTATGGAAATCTATTCATAAAGGACCTGTAATGCGAAtaactttttcaaataatgATGTTTTAATGGCATCTGGTGGAAGCGATGGAACTGTCAGATTATGGGATTTGCAACATCACGCATGTACACACAGTCTCAGAGGAATACAGGGAGTAATCAG CATATTAGAATTTCATCCAAATAGGGAAAAATCACTTCTGTTTGGCGCTGGTGATAATACAAAGATCTATGGTTGGGACATTGCTACTGGacaagagaaaattattctttctgGACACTTTAGTAAAGTCACATCACTTAACTTTCAcgaaaatggaaattatttagtcag TTCAGGAAGAGATCGAGTGCTAATTTTATGGGACATATTGACTGGAACGTCAATACGTGTTTTACCAGTATACGAAGGAATTGAGGGGACTTTTATAATACCTGCGAAATGTCTGCCGGCATTTATTAAATCGCGTAAAAGCGATGGCATATACATTGCTTCAGCTGGTGAAAAAG GTGTTGTTAAAATCTGGGAGATGACAACAGGCAAGCAGATTTATGTACAGGACGATTCTTTAGTACCGCCGGCTAAGGAAGAAGGGGGCTTATCAATTACGCATTTACTTTACAATAGCATCCATAATATTTTTGCTGTGGTGTCTGTTGatcataacataattattcattcattGGAATTATTTGAATGCAAAAAGCAA TTGGTAGGCTACAGCGATGAAATTCTAGATGTTGCGTATCTTGGAGATAACGACAGTCATCTCGCAATTGCGACCAATAGTTGTGAGATAAAACTTTATGAAATTCTCTCTATGAATTGTCAACTATTGTGCGGTCATACTGACAGCGTTTTGGCACTCGCTACGACCCTAGCAAATGTAAATCTGCTTGTGTCTTCTGCTaag gATAATAGTGTTCGCGTATGGCTATTGGATAAAGAGACATCGAGGATGTCTTGCATTGGACATGCTGTTAGGCATACAGCGTCGATTAGTTCTGTTGCAATATCTCAGACATCACTTAAATTCTTCAGCACTGTTGCTCAAGATTCATGCCTGAAACTGTGGGAATTACCCAACAATCTCGAATTACATG ATCAAgctttatcattaaatacaaGCTGTACAATATTAGCGCACCAAAAAGAGATAAACTGTGTAACCATCTCACCAAATGACAAACTGATCGCTACAGCGTCGCAAGATAAGACTGCTAAG TTGTGGTCTACTGAGAATTTGGAATTGCTCGGTGTGTTTCACGGTCATCGGAGAGGCGTATGGTGCGTTCGATTCTCGCCGATTGATCAAGTGCTCTTAACAACATCCGCTGACTGTACCATGAAACTGTGGTCTTTAACGGAACTTAATTGTCTGAAG ACGTTTGAGGGACATGAATCTTCCGTTTTAAGAGGAGAATTTCTGTCGCGCGGTATGCAACTAATTACGTCGGGCGGAGACGGTCTTCTGAAATTGTGGAATATCAAAACATCCGAGTGCGTATCTACCTTGCACCAACATGAAAGCCACGTTTGGACACTCGCAG TCACCAAGGATCAGAAACATATTATTAGCGGGGGTAGCGATTCGTTGTTGGTTATTTGGAGAGATGTAactgaagaaagaaaagcacGAGCCGCGTCGGAAAAAGCGCAGCTTGTGCTCGAGGAGCAAAAGTTGGCCAATTTACTAAAAGCTGAACAACTGCAGACTGCGTTACAGTTGGCTCTAAAGCTAGAGCGACCGTCACAAGTTCTCAAGATTGTAGAAG cTATATTGAAGAAAGGATACCACGAGTTTGCAGAAATAATAAAGGAATTAAAACCATTCCGCAAGGAATCGCTACTCAGGTGTGCAGTTACATGGAATATGAATAGCCGGAACTCACATGCTGCTCAG GCGGTTATAAGTGCCTTAATAACAGAGATCGGGATGCAGGAGCTGCAGACATCGGACTTATTTTCCACTCTGGAAGTTATGATTCCCTATACCGATAGACATTTTAAAAGGTTAACAAAACTTTTGCAAGACCTTCATTTGTTAACATATACTTTTAATCGTATGAAACCTGATATTATATCAATTGGCACTAAATAa
- the LOC139822625 gene encoding pH-sensitive chloride channel 2 isoform X1, with amino-acid sequence MYLRKIPRERVFVVILFVYLSGMLLLADATKVSGNCPSFGSSMTQTELLQELANECRYDKMVRPPGVINETDPIRIYTRAFIYTIKSNMAKTLQFDVHLMLQFRYLDKRLKFADIAPYLTQIYGGQNAHEMIWTPTVYVANERTSAVMGNGVKDLLISISSYGTVMLNTRLETTLNCGLRLEKFPFDVQECPLVFESWTHNVDDMVLDWDEYPIVIADNLYLTEYKLVDTWVNRSGVSYTPSQHHYAGNFSSINITFKLAREMGFFMMDYYVPSILIVVVSWVSFWLHQDASAPRIVLGTNTILAFMTLASKVENSLPKVSYIKASEIWFLGCTIFLFAAMVEFAFVNTIYRRKKNVPLKKVNSKYILKSTLTPRLARKQFQKNTTGLERSRSWSSLDNANTNNEQDFTSQNYLTVHSFPSTINIPSVRIEEDKDPDYSVGSITTIDSTPPVTKPFSRRPTLAKLHNFTTMTPQQIAQWIDKRSRIVFPVSFIIFNVFYWSFIWI; translated from the exons ATGTACTTGAGAAAGATTCCCCGAGAAAGGGTCTTCGTCGTGATACTCTTCGTTTATCTGTCGGGAATGCTGTTGCTTGCGGACGCAACCAAAGT ATCGGGAAATTGCCCATCATTTGGCAGTTCCATGACACAAACGGAACTCCTGCAAGAATTGGCGAATGAATGTCGTTACGATAAGATGGTCAGGCCGCCCGGGGTGATTAATGAGACGGATCCGATCAGAATTTACACCAGAGCTTTTATCTACACGATAAAGTCCAACATGGCAAAAACTCTG CAATTTGATGTGCATCTAATGCTGCAGTTTCGATATCTGGATAAACGACTTAAATTCGCGGATATAGCTCCTTATTTGACTCAAATATACGGCGGACAGAATGCTCACGAGATGATTTGGACGCCTACTGTATACGTCGCCAACGAGCGCACTTCGGCAGTAATGGGAAATGGCGTCAAAGACTTACTCATCTCTATCAGTTCTTATGGCACGGTCATGTTAAACACTAG ATTGGAAACCACCCTCAACTGCGGCCTACGATTAGAAAAGTTTCCATTCGACGTGCAAGAGTGTCCACTGGTATTCGAAAGTT GGACTCACAATGTAGACGACATGGTGTTAGACTGGGATGAATATCCGATTGTCATCGCGGATAATTTATATCTGACCGAGTACAAACTTGTGGACACGTGGGTTAATCGCTCCGGAGTATCCTATACTCCATCGCAACATCATTATG CTGGCAATTTTAGCTCGATAAACATTACGTTCAAACTGGCCCGTGAAATGGGATTCTTCATGATGGATTATTACGTGCCGTCTATATTGATTGTGGTGGTTTCATGGGTGTCTTTTTGGTTGCACCAAGACGCGAGCGCGCCGCGAATAGTTTTAG GAACAAATACTATCTTAGCATTTATGACACTTGCATCGAAAGTCGAAAATTCGTTGCCGAAAGTCTCTTACATAAAAGCGAGCGAAATTTGGTTTTTGGGCTGCACGATATTTCTGTTCGCGGCAATGGTCGAGTTTGCCTTTGTCAATACCATATACAGGAGGAA AAAAAATGTACCGTTGAAAAAGGTCAACAGCAAGTACATTCTTAAGTCTACCCTGACACCGCGATTGGCAAGAAAACAATTTCAGAAGAATACAACCGGTTTGGAACGATCGCGATCATGGTCGTCATTAGATAATGCGAATACAAACAATGAACAAGATTTCACAAGTCAGAATTATCTCACCGTACAC aGTTTTCCGAGCACGATCAACATTCCATCGGTAAGAATAGAAGAGGATAAGGATCCGGATTATTCCGTTGGTAGTATCACAACCATCGACAGTACTCCGCCGGTGACTAAGCCGTTTTCACGCAGGCCGACTCTGGCCAAGTTACACAATTTCACGACAATGACACCTCAGCAGATCGCTCAGTGGATCGATAAACGCAGCAGGATAGTATTTCCCGTATCATTCATCATattcaatgttttttattgGTCTTTTATATGGATCTGA
- the LOC139822625 gene encoding pH-sensitive chloride channel 2 isoform X2 — protein sequence MTQTELLQELANECRYDKMVRPPGVINETDPIRIYTRAFIYTIKSNMAKTLQFDVHLMLQFRYLDKRLKFADIAPYLTQIYGGQNAHEMIWTPTVYVANERTSAVMGNGVKDLLISISSYGTVMLNTRLETTLNCGLRLEKFPFDVQECPLVFESWTHNVDDMVLDWDEYPIVIADNLYLTEYKLVDTWVNRSGVSYTPSQHHYAGNFSSINITFKLAREMGFFMMDYYVPSILIVVVSWVSFWLHQDASAPRIVLGTNTILAFMTLASKVENSLPKVSYIKASEIWFLGCTIFLFAAMVEFAFVNTIYRRKKNVPLKKVNSKYILKSTLTPRLARKQFQKNTTGLERSRSWSSLDNANTNNEQDFTSQNYLTVHSFPSTINIPSVRIEEDKDPDYSVGSITTIDSTPPVTKPFSRRPTLAKLHNFTTMTPQQIAQWIDKRSRIVFPVSFIIFNVFYWSFIWI from the exons ATGACACAAACGGAACTCCTGCAAGAATTGGCGAATGAATGTCGTTACGATAAGATGGTCAGGCCGCCCGGGGTGATTAATGAGACGGATCCGATCAGAATTTACACCAGAGCTTTTATCTACACGATAAAGTCCAACATGGCAAAAACTCTG CAATTTGATGTGCATCTAATGCTGCAGTTTCGATATCTGGATAAACGACTTAAATTCGCGGATATAGCTCCTTATTTGACTCAAATATACGGCGGACAGAATGCTCACGAGATGATTTGGACGCCTACTGTATACGTCGCCAACGAGCGCACTTCGGCAGTAATGGGAAATGGCGTCAAAGACTTACTCATCTCTATCAGTTCTTATGGCACGGTCATGTTAAACACTAG ATTGGAAACCACCCTCAACTGCGGCCTACGATTAGAAAAGTTTCCATTCGACGTGCAAGAGTGTCCACTGGTATTCGAAAGTT GGACTCACAATGTAGACGACATGGTGTTAGACTGGGATGAATATCCGATTGTCATCGCGGATAATTTATATCTGACCGAGTACAAACTTGTGGACACGTGGGTTAATCGCTCCGGAGTATCCTATACTCCATCGCAACATCATTATG CTGGCAATTTTAGCTCGATAAACATTACGTTCAAACTGGCCCGTGAAATGGGATTCTTCATGATGGATTATTACGTGCCGTCTATATTGATTGTGGTGGTTTCATGGGTGTCTTTTTGGTTGCACCAAGACGCGAGCGCGCCGCGAATAGTTTTAG GAACAAATACTATCTTAGCATTTATGACACTTGCATCGAAAGTCGAAAATTCGTTGCCGAAAGTCTCTTACATAAAAGCGAGCGAAATTTGGTTTTTGGGCTGCACGATATTTCTGTTCGCGGCAATGGTCGAGTTTGCCTTTGTCAATACCATATACAGGAGGAA AAAAAATGTACCGTTGAAAAAGGTCAACAGCAAGTACATTCTTAAGTCTACCCTGACACCGCGATTGGCAAGAAAACAATTTCAGAAGAATACAACCGGTTTGGAACGATCGCGATCATGGTCGTCATTAGATAATGCGAATACAAACAATGAACAAGATTTCACAAGTCAGAATTATCTCACCGTACAC aGTTTTCCGAGCACGATCAACATTCCATCGGTAAGAATAGAAGAGGATAAGGATCCGGATTATTCCGTTGGTAGTATCACAACCATCGACAGTACTCCGCCGGTGACTAAGCCGTTTTCACGCAGGCCGACTCTGGCCAAGTTACACAATTTCACGACAATGACACCTCAGCAGATCGCTCAGTGGATCGATAAACGCAGCAGGATAGTATTTCCCGTATCATTCATCATattcaatgttttttattgGTCTTTTATATGGATCTGA
- the Elp6 gene encoding elongator complex protein 6, whose translation MEYGPRATLFLPVFRFASIEHNFIDIGGYKNRRRFRRTIRRFVSFQFIMASSVVTVCNILGIDKVNMDGKTILIEERHGSNANFLVNAILSHALKKMNAAVCLVLCHNTFSHYHNIGMRFGYNLLNLKEKGQVTVVEPMKIIANNVTDMYENFVDRTKTIIPDRTPMGDIDIVRRLFTCVKEKYEEAARFSKSVVLIIDDINHFLDLGLGIRHTMYFIRCLRSFVASYPSSQLCILAHIYQGNIQTSNTDIVVNTLKHIAHLCVTTQPFKTGHSGDASGKLTIHWKMNSIRSKYHLAEKTIYLFNSSDWQVKIYAPGVMSILS comes from the exons ATGGAATACGGGcccagagcgacactttttctGCCAGTCTTTCGTTTCGCGTCAATTGAGCATAATTTCATCGATATTGGAG gttataaaaatagaagacGATTTAGACGTACAATTCGACGATTTGTCAG TTTTCAGTTTATTATGGCTAGCTCAGTAGTAACGGTGTGCAACATTCTTGGAATTGACAAAGTAAACATGGACGGTAAAACAATCTTGATTGAAGAACGACATGGTAGCAACGCGAATTTCTTAGTAAATGCCATTTTATCacatgctttaaaaaaaatgaacgctGCTGTTTGCCTCGTTCTTTGTCATAATACTTTTAGTCATTATCATAACATCGGCATGAGATTTGGCTACAATCTTCTTAATCTAAAAGAAAAGGGTCAAGTCACTGTTGTTGAGCCGATGAAAATTATAGCCAACAATGTTACTGATATGTACGAGAATTTTGTAGATAGaacaaaaacaataattcCAGATAGAACTCCTATGGGAGATATTGATATTGTGCGTAGATTATTTACATgcgttaaagaaaaatatgaagaagCAGCAAGGTTCTCTAAGTCTGTTGTTCTTATTATCGATGATATAAACCACTTCCTTGATCTTGGACTTGGTATACGTCATActatgtattttataagatGTTTAAGATCGTTTGTAGCGTCGTATCCCTCGTCGCAGCTTTGTATTCTTGCACATATATATCAAGGGAATATACAGACTTCGAATACAGATATAGTTGTTAATACCTTAAAACATATAGCACATTTGTGTGTTACGACACAACCATTTAAGACAGGACACTCCGGAGATGCATCCGGTAAACTAACTATTCATTGGAAAATGAATTCCATTAGATCTAAATATCATTTGGCagaaaaaacaatatatctgTTTAACTCGTCGGATTGGCAAGTGAAGATTTATGCGCCTGGTGTTATGTCTATTctgtcataa